From the genome of Papaver somniferum cultivar HN1 chromosome 2, ASM357369v1, whole genome shotgun sequence, one region includes:
- the LOC113350364 gene encoding MADS-box transcription factor 23-like isoform X2, which translates to MGRGKIVIQKIDNITSRQVTFSKRRNGLIKKAKELSILCDAEVGLIVFSSTDKLYEFSSTSMNSLLERYDTSKEENPLMNASTEAKFWKREAATLRHQFQNLQEGYWQMMGQELCSLSANELQNLENQLELSLRGVHMQKDQLLTDEIRKLNQKRNLLRQENMELFNKEHHTRQENLDLLRKINEARDANETDRMSHSPNGFNLEEDIKVQLSQPQQQNCDTPRGEKATTLS; encoded by the exons ATGGGGAGAGGAAAGATTGTGATTCAAAAGATCGATAACATAACAAGCAGGCAAGTGACTTTCTCAAAACGAAGGAACGGATTGATTAAGAAAGCCAAGGAGCTTTCAATTCTTTGTGATGCTGAAGTTGGTCTTATCGTCTTCTCTAGCACTGACAAGCTTTATGAGTTCTCGAGTACCAG CATGAACTCTTTACTGGAGCGATATGATACATCAAAGGAGGAGAATCCATTGATGAATGCATCTACTGAGGCCAAG TTTTGGAAACGGGAAGCAGCAACCTTAAGGCATCAATTTCAAAACTTGCAAGAAGGCTATTG GCAAATGATGGGTCAAGAGTTATGCAGTTTGAGCGCTAATGAGCTACAAAATCTGGAAAATCAATTGGAATTGAGTTTGCGTGGTGTCCATATGCAAAAG GACCAACTTCTAACAGATGAGATACGCAAATTAAACCAAAAG AGAAACCTTCTTCGCCAAGAAAACATGGAACTATTTAATAAGGAACACCATACACGTCAAGAAAATTTGGACTTGTTAAGGAAG ATCAATGAAGCGAGAGATGCAAATGAGACAGATAGGATGTCTCATTCTCCAAATGGctttaatcttgaagaagatatcaaagtccaattaagCCAACCACAACAACAAAACTGTGATACACCAAGGGGGGAAAAAGCCACAACACTGAG CTGA
- the LOC113350364 gene encoding MADS-box transcription factor 23-like isoform X1: MGRGKIVIQKIDNITSRQVTFSKRRNGLIKKAKELSILCDAEVGLIVFSSTDKLYEFSSTRLNTLRSDQHRSILRMNSLLERYDTSKEENPLMNASTEAKFWKREAATLRHQFQNLQEGYWQMMGQELCSLSANELQNLENQLELSLRGVHMQKDQLLTDEIRKLNQKRNLLRQENMELFNKEHHTRQENLDLLRKINEARDANETDRMSHSPNGFNLEEDIKVQLSQPQQQNCDTPRGEKATTLS, translated from the exons ATGGGGAGAGGAAAGATTGTGATTCAAAAGATCGATAACATAACAAGCAGGCAAGTGACTTTCTCAAAACGAAGGAACGGATTGATTAAGAAAGCCAAGGAGCTTTCAATTCTTTGTGATGCTGAAGTTGGTCTTATCGTCTTCTCTAGCACTGACAAGCTTTATGAGTTCTCGAGTACCAG GTTGAACACGCTCCGATCGGATCAGCATAGATCGATCTTACG CATGAACTCTTTACTGGAGCGATATGATACATCAAAGGAGGAGAATCCATTGATGAATGCATCTACTGAGGCCAAG TTTTGGAAACGGGAAGCAGCAACCTTAAGGCATCAATTTCAAAACTTGCAAGAAGGCTATTG GCAAATGATGGGTCAAGAGTTATGCAGTTTGAGCGCTAATGAGCTACAAAATCTGGAAAATCAATTGGAATTGAGTTTGCGTGGTGTCCATATGCAAAAG GACCAACTTCTAACAGATGAGATACGCAAATTAAACCAAAAG AGAAACCTTCTTCGCCAAGAAAACATGGAACTATTTAATAAGGAACACCATACACGTCAAGAAAATTTGGACTTGTTAAGGAAG ATCAATGAAGCGAGAGATGCAAATGAGACAGATAGGATGTCTCATTCTCCAAATGGctttaatcttgaagaagatatcaaagtccaattaagCCAACCACAACAACAAAACTGTGATACACCAAGGGGGGAAAAAGCCACAACACTGAG CTGA
- the LOC113352686 gene encoding trichohyalin-like: MTLEELRQKLIAERQREDEECAILIRQNDDLREENLRLHEQRSRTSRSSSRQSRSYRRDARREQTLDNIDENLQEDDNIQDQRDERRTVNDRYEQPHEHRRRQEDQRINRIQDATERHRTHYESDNDGEHDPEQRRILLHGRQILRDHYAREQEEERNNDVRERARFERERRRRRREETEEREIEEAIRQNNHENRLRQDRLKRPMQQDLDQTMSEEILREMAELRENDDYAKKWWKKAVRGSSRRS; encoded by the coding sequence atgacaCTTGAAGAACTTAGACAAAAATTGATTGCAGAGCgacaaagagaagatgaagagtgtGCGATTTTGATACGACAGAATGATGATTTAAGAGAAGAGAATCTCAGATTGCACGAACAAAGATCAAGAACCAGCAGAAGTTCATCAAGACAAAGTCGATCATATCGAAGAGATGCCAGGCGAGAGCAAACATTAGATAATATTGATGAGAATTTGCAAGAAGATGATAATATACAAGATCAACGCGACGAGAGACGCACAGTAAATGACCGATACGAGCAGCCACATGAGCATCGTCGCAGACAAGAAGATCAAAGGATCAATAGAATTCAAGATGCAACCGAACGTCATCGTACTCATTACGAATCAGATAATGATGGAGAACATGATCCGGAACAAAGGAGAATTCTATTACATGGTAGACAAATATTGAGGGATCATTATGCACGCGAACAAGAGGAAGAGAGAAACAACGATGTTCGTGAACGTGCGAGATTTGAACGTGAAAGACGTAGAAGACgaagagaagaaactgaagaaagagAGATTGAAGAGGCTATacgtcagaataatcatgagaatagattaaGACAAGACAGATTAAAAAGACCTATGCAACAAGATTTAGACCAAACTATGAGCGAAGAAATTCTCAGAGAAATGGCTGAATTGAGAGAAAATGATGACTACGCGAAAAAATGGTGGAAGAaggcagttagaggaagcagTAGAAGAAGCTGA